In Ignavibacteria bacterium, one DNA window encodes the following:
- the nuoK gene encoding NADH-quinone oxidoreductase subunit NuoK yields the protein MLQVGLTHFLVLSALLFSLGIFAILTRRNAIMVLMGIELVLNSANINFIAFAKYGNFGFSGQMVALFVIILAAAEAAVALAIVLNIYKNFNTVNVDEIDGLRD from the coding sequence TTGTTACAAGTTGGATTAACACATTTTTTAGTTCTCAGTGCACTTCTATTTTCACTGGGAATTTTTGCAATCCTTACTCGAAGAAATGCGATCATGGTTCTCATGGGTATTGAGCTTGTCCTAAACTCGGCAAATATTAATTTTATAGCATTCGCTAAGTATGGTAATTTTGGGTTCTCTGGACAAATGGTAGCACTCTTTGTAATTATCTTAGCCGCTGCTGAAGCTGCTGTCGCTCTGGCGATTGTTCTAAATATTTATAAAAACTTTAATACAGTTAATGTTGATGAAATTGACGGATTGAGAGATTAA
- a CDS encoding NADH-quinone oxidoreductase subunit A, with protein MLTDFGKILVFMILAAIFVAIAFIINRFLRPARPTTEKLMTYECGENPIGTPWIKFNIRFYVVALIFLLFDVEITLLVPWSLIYKEFGFYGFGVGILFLFILMLGMLYEWRKGDLDWVRPEVKTNDLKTVMADFENQYGSK; from the coding sequence ATGCTGACTGATTTCGGAAAAATACTCGTCTTTATGATCCTCGCTGCCATTTTTGTTGCTATTGCATTTATCATTAATCGATTCCTACGTCCCGCTCGACCAACTACAGAAAAATTAATGACTTATGAATGCGGTGAAAATCCTATCGGCACGCCATGGATCAAATTCAACATTCGTTTTTATGTCGTTGCTCTGATATTTCTTCTCTTTGATGTTGAAATTACATTGCTTGTTCCATGGTCTCTGATCTACAAAGAATTTGGATTCTACGGTTTTGGTGTTGGTATTCTCTTCCTCTTCATCTTAATGCTCGGGATGTTATATGAATGGCGAAAAGGTGATCTCGATTGGGTGCGTCCAGAAGTGAAGACGAATGATCTTAAAACAGTTATGGCAGATTTTGAAAATCAATACGGTTCTAAATAA
- a CDS encoding NADH-quinone oxidoreductase subunit I has product MIEYLKDTWLGLYTVLVGMKITFLHLFKPAVTIQYPEVKVELPERVRNRLYVNMDDCIGCDQCSRACPVNCISIETVKSVPGDDLGLTSQGKKKALWVTKFDIDIAKCCYCSLCVWPCPTDCIFMTDVYEFSEYNRNDLIYNFVTLTKEEIEQKKLNYQKFEEEKAAKKAAAPKPAPPPTDTGATN; this is encoded by the coding sequence ATGATAGAATACTTAAAAGATACATGGCTTGGACTTTACACTGTGCTGGTTGGAATGAAGATTACTTTTCTTCATCTATTCAAGCCAGCGGTCACAATTCAATATCCAGAAGTAAAAGTTGAACTGCCTGAACGTGTGCGTAATCGATTGTATGTTAATATGGATGATTGCATTGGTTGTGATCAATGCTCACGTGCTTGTCCGGTAAATTGTATCTCGATTGAGACTGTGAAATCTGTTCCGGGAGATGACCTCGGTTTAACTTCTCAAGGTAAGAAAAAAGCTCTCTGGGTAACCAAATTTGATATTGATATCGCAAAATGCTGTTATTGTTCACTCTGCGTTTGGCCCTGCCCCACAGACTGTATCTTCATGACAGACGTTTATGAGTTTTCTGAGTACAACAGAAACGATTTAATTTACAATTTTGTGACATTAACTAAAGAAGAAATTGAACAAAAGAAATTGAATTATCAAAAATTCGAAGAGGAGAAAGCAGCGAAAAAAGCTGCAGCTCCAAAACCGGCTCCCCCGCCAACTGATACAGGAGCAACTAATTAA
- a CDS encoding NADH-quinone oxidoreductase subunit M: protein MQGLPLLSLVTFLPILGMILILFIPGRRENLIKWTTAVVTFLQLVVAIILWQGFNFSAGGINDPSSFQFVEKWRWIEIKGMADWLGTIKIDYFLGLDGLSMPMVVLTALICFLATFASWNISKAVKGYFALYLLLDTGMMGSFLALDFFLFYVFWELMLLPMYFLIGIWGGPRKEYAAIKFFIYTLFGSVFMLLVMIGLYFSVYELMPDGSQVFSFNMLTMMNPSNYGPEGILSPLNPSNLRLIAYIFLFLGFAIKVPMFPFHTWLPDAHVEAPTPISVILAGVLLKLGTYGMLRISFPIFPEITMQLAYWIAVFGMINIIYGAFCAMAQKDFKKLIAYSSVSHMGYVLLGMASLTSQGMVGAVFQMFNHGTITAMLFLIVGVLYDRAHTRGVEDFGGLANKMPVYTAIVTIAFFASLGLPGLSGFISEAFVFLGAFSVDSIRIITIISTLGILLTAAYMLWTLQRIFFGKMNEKWAGLTEINKLELFTLVPLALVVILFGIWPSPMLDMMNTSLNKLVELVANAQVVYSNLGTL from the coding sequence ATGCAAGGACTTCCTTTACTTAGTTTAGTAACTTTTCTCCCGATCTTGGGAATGATTCTAATTTTATTCATTCCCGGCAGACGTGAGAATTTAATAAAGTGGACAACTGCTGTAGTTACGTTTCTGCAATTAGTTGTTGCTATTATTTTGTGGCAGGGATTTAATTTCTCAGCTGGTGGAATTAATGATCCATCAAGTTTTCAATTCGTGGAGAAGTGGAGATGGATCGAAATTAAAGGTATGGCAGACTGGCTAGGCACAATTAAAATAGACTATTTCCTTGGGCTTGATGGTTTATCAATGCCCATGGTTGTTTTAACTGCTCTAATTTGTTTCCTCGCCACTTTTGCTTCTTGGAATATCAGTAAAGCAGTTAAAGGATATTTTGCATTATACTTACTACTCGATACAGGAATGATGGGATCTTTCCTTGCATTAGATTTCTTCCTGTTCTATGTTTTCTGGGAGTTAATGCTTCTGCCAATGTACTTCTTGATTGGAATTTGGGGCGGGCCTCGAAAAGAATATGCAGCTATTAAGTTCTTTATTTATACTCTGTTCGGTTCCGTCTTTATGCTCTTAGTAATGATTGGACTTTACTTCAGCGTTTATGAATTGATGCCAGATGGTTCTCAAGTTTTTTCATTCAACATGCTCACGATGATGAATCCTTCTAATTACGGACCGGAAGGAATTCTTTCGCCGCTGAATCCCAGTAATTTGCGTTTAATAGCTTATATCTTTTTATTTTTAGGATTTGCTATCAAAGTACCTATGTTCCCATTTCATACATGGCTTCCAGATGCGCACGTCGAAGCACCAACACCAATAAGTGTTATTCTTGCTGGAGTTTTACTTAAACTTGGAACTTACGGAATGCTTAGAATAAGCTTCCCGATCTTCCCGGAAATTACTATGCAGCTGGCGTATTGGATCGCTGTCTTTGGCATGATAAATATCATCTATGGTGCATTTTGCGCCATGGCTCAGAAGGATTTTAAAAAATTAATCGCATACTCGAGTGTCAGTCACATGGGTTATGTTTTGCTTGGGATGGCTTCACTCACATCACAAGGAATGGTTGGCGCTGTATTCCAAATGTTCAATCATGGGACCATTACAGCAATGCTCTTCTTAATCGTTGGAGTATTGTATGATAGAGCACACACTCGTGGAGTTGAAGATTTCGGCGGATTGGCGAATAAAATGCCTGTTTATACAGCAATCGTGACAATAGCTTTTTTTGCATCTCTTGGATTACCAGGATTAAGCGGATTTATCTCAGAAGCTTTTGTATTTCTTGGTGCATTCAGTGTAGATTCAATCCGAATTATCACCATTATCTCAACACTTGGAATTTTATTGACTGCTGCATACATGCTTTGGACACTGCAAAGAATTTTCTTCGGCAAGATGAATGAAAAGTGGGCTGGACTTACTGAGATAAATAAATTAGAACTATTTACACTTGTTCCACTTGCCTTAGTCGTGATTCTCTTTGGCATCTGGCCAAGTCCTATGCTCGATATGATGAACACATCATTAAATAAACTTGTTGAGCTTGTTGCCAATGCACAGGTTGTGTATTCAAATTTAGGAACGTTATAA
- the nuoL gene encoding NADH-quinone oxidoreductase subunit L, which yields MNETLLLQLSAFILFLPLFGFVLLIFFGKRIPKAHAVETTIILVSLVLSIIVAFNKLVYFNAQKLVYQFEWLNFGYVPFVGRVGIDLGIMLDNVTVIMQFVVMLVSFVVHLFSHKYMEGDPKYTRYFAYLGIFTFSMMGIVLTHNLLMMYIFWELVGLSSYLLIGFWYEKKSAADAAKKAFIVNRIGDLGFFAGILILYVNYHTFTLDTIFAQIAAGNLPFDSSAWLTATGILLFCGAVGKSAQFPLHVWLPDAMEGPTPVSALIHAATMVAAGVYLVARIFTMLTADAMLVIAYIGAITAFISATIAITQNDIKKVLAYSTVSQLGYMIMALGVGAYTVAFFHLVTHAFFKACLFLGSGSVIHAMHHEQDIRFMGGLRKKMPLTYYTFLISTLAISGVPLTSGFLSKDGILGGTLAFGNLTGYWLLPTIGFLVAAMTAFYMFRLVILTFHGEPRDHHKFEHAHESPTTMVLPLIILATLSIFIFYTPNPINADAGWFTSWIKTPHTVVPSNLSFDFMINENVESGVITAHSVKYTEAVHHAHSQAMIISLLCAGIGILFAFVIYQWRKISADKLSTRLKPLYNFSLNKWYFDELYDKTAVAFSVLLSKVLAWFDLKIIDGIVNGVASLTRISAFGTGKFDNVVIDGFVNFTAYVTGFFGLIFRKFQTGKVQTYLVMVLTGIIVLFFIFRSL from the coding sequence ATGAACGAGACTTTACTACTTCAATTATCTGCTTTTATACTCTTCCTGCCATTGTTCGGATTTGTTCTACTAATCTTTTTTGGAAAGAGAATTCCAAAAGCACATGCTGTGGAAACTACTATTATACTGGTTTCACTCGTGCTGTCTATCATTGTTGCCTTTAATAAGTTAGTTTATTTCAATGCTCAGAAATTAGTATACCAATTCGAATGGCTTAATTTTGGATACGTTCCATTTGTTGGAAGAGTTGGAATTGATCTAGGTATTATGCTCGACAATGTTACTGTTATAATGCAGTTTGTTGTTATGCTTGTAAGTTTTGTCGTTCATCTCTTTTCGCACAAATACATGGAAGGTGATCCAAAATACACAAGATATTTTGCCTATCTTGGCATTTTCACTTTCTCCATGATGGGAATTGTACTTACACACAACCTTTTAATGATGTACATCTTTTGGGAATTGGTTGGACTAAGTTCCTATCTTTTGATTGGATTTTGGTACGAGAAAAAATCTGCTGCTGATGCTGCAAAAAAAGCTTTCATAGTGAATCGAATTGGAGACCTCGGTTTCTTCGCCGGAATATTAATTCTATATGTGAACTATCACACTTTTACACTTGATACAATCTTTGCTCAGATTGCAGCAGGAAATTTACCATTTGATAGTAGTGCCTGGCTTACTGCAACGGGAATTTTATTATTCTGCGGTGCAGTTGGAAAATCTGCACAATTTCCACTTCATGTTTGGCTTCCCGATGCGATGGAAGGTCCGACTCCTGTTAGTGCATTAATTCATGCTGCCACCATGGTGGCTGCGGGAGTTTATCTCGTAGCTCGCATTTTTACTATGCTAACTGCAGATGCAATGCTCGTTATTGCCTACATCGGAGCTATAACTGCTTTTATTTCGGCCACTATTGCGATTACTCAAAATGACATTAAAAAAGTCTTAGCATATTCGACTGTCAGTCAGCTTGGATACATGATTATGGCGCTTGGAGTTGGTGCTTATACTGTTGCCTTCTTCCATTTAGTGACTCATGCATTTTTCAAAGCGTGCTTATTCCTTGGATCAGGCTCTGTGATTCATGCTATGCATCACGAGCAAGATATTCGATTCATGGGCGGATTGAGAAAGAAAATGCCGCTCACCTACTACACATTTTTAATCTCAACTCTCGCTATTTCAGGTGTACCTTTGACATCAGGATTTTTAAGTAAAGATGGAATTCTTGGTGGGACACTTGCTTTCGGAAATTTAACCGGATACTGGCTGCTTCCAACGATCGGATTTTTAGTTGCAGCGATGACTGCCTTTTATATGTTCAGATTAGTTATTTTAACCTTTCATGGTGAACCAAGAGATCATCATAAGTTTGAGCACGCACATGAATCTCCAACTACGATGGTGTTGCCACTCATTATCTTAGCAACATTATCAATCTTTATATTTTACACACCCAATCCAATAAATGCTGATGCTGGATGGTTTACTTCTTGGATTAAAACACCGCATACGGTTGTTCCAAGCAATTTATCATTTGATTTTATGATTAACGAAAATGTTGAATCAGGCGTTATCACAGCACATTCTGTTAAATATACTGAGGCTGTACATCATGCACATTCACAAGCTATGATAATTTCGCTTCTCTGTGCAGGGATTGGAATTCTTTTTGCATTCGTCATTTATCAATGGAGAAAGATAAGTGCGGATAAATTGTCAACCAGACTAAAACCATTGTACAATTTTTCATTGAACAAATGGTACTTCGATGAACTGTATGATAAAACTGCCGTAGCGTTTTCTGTTCTTCTATCAAAAGTTTTAGCGTGGTTCGATCTGAAAATTATTGATGGAATTGTAAATGGTGTTGCTTCATTAACTCGAATTTCTGCTTTTGGTACTGGCAAATTTGATAATGTTGTAATCGATGGTTTTGTGAACTTCACTGCATATGTAACAGGATTTTTCGGATTGATATTCAGAAAATTCCAAACCGGTAAAGTTCAAACGTATTTAGTTATGGTTCTTACAGGTATAATTGTTTTATTTTTTATTTTTAGGTCTTTATAG
- a CDS encoding HNH endonuclease codes for MVYLHKAEVIAKKDSLEVRSPKLRFPFPSIIRLDSYVPVKYRKVILSRKNILRRDSHKCQYCGRSDLPLTIDHLLPKARGGADTWENMVTACTNCNNKKGDRSPEEAKMSLIRKPFKPSHIMFLKHFVGQVDERWKPYLYLS; via the coding sequence ATGGTTTATCTCCACAAAGCCGAGGTCATTGCAAAGAAGGACAGTCTCGAGGTACGCTCGCCAAAGCTTCGGTTTCCATTTCCAAGCATAATCCGATTAGACTCTTATGTACCAGTTAAATATAGAAAAGTAATTTTGTCGAGGAAAAATATTTTACGCCGAGATTCACATAAATGCCAATATTGCGGAAGATCAGATTTGCCTTTGACAATTGATCACTTACTGCCGAAGGCACGCGGCGGTGCCGATACATGGGAAAACATGGTAACGGCTTGCACTAACTGTAATAATAAAAAGGGAGATAGGTCTCCCGAAGAAGCAAAAATGTCTTTGATTAGAAAACCGTTCAAGCCGAGTCATATTATGTTCCTGAAGCATTTTGTCGGTCAGGTTGATGAACGGTGGAAACCTTACCTTTATCTGAGCTAA
- the mnmA gene encoding tRNA 2-thiouridine(34) synthase MnmA has protein sequence MLGNSNKKVVVAMSGGVDSSVAAVLLKQEGFEVIGITMKTWGFMEVGGAPKYESGCCSLDAIFDAKNVAVQYDFPHFTVDFTESFQENVIENFIDEYLHGRTPNPCVVCNRTVKWGDLLKKVDELGAEYIATGHYAKLERDEKSGRYKLKSDPLNRKDQTYALWGLTQEFLSRTLFPLADLRKEDVRKLAEDFKLKTAKKPESQEICFVADDDYERFLTEKFSERKINVHEGDLVYHGEKVGTHRGLPFYTIGQRRGVDVALGKPVYVKSISTDDNIIELGDKDEIICEKFSVTDLNYVSIPNLNVGDRVFVKVRYSDSATSAKIEVINSNDLTIKLNEPKRAVTPGQSAVFYDNDGFLLAGGIIDKDLMGEQKSF, from the coding sequence ATGTTAGGTAATTCAAATAAAAAAGTAGTTGTTGCAATGAGCGGAGGTGTAGATTCTTCTGTTGCAGCAGTATTGTTAAAACAGGAAGGATTTGAAGTTATTGGAATTACCATGAAAACTTGGGGATTTATGGAAGTCGGAGGCGCTCCAAAATACGAAAGCGGCTGCTGTTCGCTCGATGCAATTTTCGATGCAAAGAATGTTGCAGTGCAATATGACTTTCCCCACTTCACTGTCGATTTTACAGAAAGCTTTCAGGAAAACGTAATTGAGAATTTTATTGATGAATATCTCCACGGACGAACACCTAATCCATGTGTTGTCTGCAACCGCACAGTTAAGTGGGGAGACTTGCTAAAAAAAGTAGACGAATTAGGTGCAGAATACATTGCTACGGGTCATTACGCCAAACTCGAGAGAGATGAAAAATCCGGAAGATATAAATTGAAATCTGACCCATTAAATAGAAAAGATCAAACTTATGCATTGTGGGGATTAACACAGGAATTTCTATCACGTACACTTTTTCCACTTGCAGATTTAAGAAAAGAAGATGTTCGAAAACTCGCAGAGGATTTTAAACTTAAGACGGCCAAAAAGCCTGAAAGCCAAGAAATCTGTTTCGTAGCAGATGATGATTACGAAAGATTTCTCACTGAAAAATTTAGTGAACGGAAAATCAATGTTCATGAAGGAGATTTAGTTTATCACGGCGAGAAAGTCGGTACTCACCGTGGACTTCCATTTTATACGATTGGACAAAGACGCGGAGTTGACGTTGCACTCGGCAAACCAGTTTATGTGAAATCGATTTCAACTGATGATAACATAATTGAACTCGGGGATAAAGATGAAATTATTTGTGAGAAGTTTTCTGTTACAGATCTTAATTACGTTTCAATTCCAAACTTAAATGTTGGAGATAGGGTTTTTGTTAAAGTTCGCTATTCAGATTCAGCGACTTCAGCAAAAATTGAAGTAATAAATTCAAATGATCTCACAATTAAATTGAATGAGCCGAAACGAGCTGTAACACCGGGTCAATCAGCTGTGTTTTATGACAACGATGGTTTCCTGCTTGCAGGAGGAATCATAGACAAGGATTTAATGGGTGAACAAAAATCTTTTTGA
- a CDS encoding NADH-quinone oxidoreductase subunit C, whose protein sequence is MTPQEILGLLQEKFADQSFELKENISEQILIVPASILKEACYFLKDDERLSFDSLMNLSGVDLADGEKKTFEDGSFEYVGGNLASVYHLHSINRDHKLTLKVIVPKDNPRIPTVEKIWRTADYHEREAFDLFGIVYEGHHNLIRILLPYDWEGYPLRKDYKVPEFYQGMKVPY, encoded by the coding sequence ATGACCCCTCAAGAAATTTTAGGTTTACTACAAGAGAAATTTGCTGATCAATCCTTCGAATTAAAAGAAAATATCTCTGAGCAAATTCTGATAGTGCCAGCTTCAATTCTTAAAGAGGCTTGTTATTTTTTAAAAGATGATGAGAGACTATCATTTGATTCACTCATGAATCTGAGCGGCGTAGATTTGGCTGATGGAGAAAAGAAAACTTTTGAAGATGGTTCATTTGAATATGTGGGGGGAAATCTTGCAAGCGTTTATCATCTGCATTCAATCAATCGCGATCATAAACTTACTCTGAAAGTTATTGTACCTAAAGATAATCCACGGATTCCCACAGTAGAAAAAATTTGGCGGACTGCAGATTACCACGAACGTGAAGCTTTCGACCTATTCGGAATAGTCTATGAAGGTCATCATAATTTAATTCGAATCTTGCTCCCCTACGACTGGGAAGGATATCCGCTACGAAAAGATTATAAAGTCCCAGAATTTTATCAAGGAATGAAAGTACCTTATTAG
- a CDS encoding NADH-quinone oxidoreductase subunit J: MSLYDIIFYLFAIITLGSALIVVSSKNIVHSAFSLLFTFFGVAGIYVLLNADFIAVVQLIVYVGGILILIIFGVMLTNKITDVQIKSETIQIIPATIAVGIFAGILTAALLKTDWYTSNPASYDQTIFEIGRQLVTTYVLPFELAGILLLIALIGSVMIARREKE; encoded by the coding sequence ATGAGCTTATACGATATAATTTTTTACCTTTTTGCGATCATTACTCTTGGTTCGGCATTAATCGTCGTATCGTCGAAAAATATTGTTCATTCTGCATTTTCACTTTTATTCACCTTTTTCGGAGTTGCAGGAATTTATGTTTTACTGAATGCAGATTTTATTGCTGTAGTTCAGTTGATTGTGTATGTCGGTGGAATTTTAATTCTTATAATTTTTGGAGTCATGCTGACTAATAAAATTACTGATGTCCAGATCAAATCAGAAACAATTCAGATTATTCCTGCAACTATCGCTGTAGGGATTTTCGCAGGTATTCTTACGGCTGCTCTGCTTAAAACAGACTGGTACACTTCAAATCCAGCTTCTTATGACCAAACGATTTTCGAAATTGGAAGACAATTAGTAACTACTTATGTACTTCCTTTTGAGCTTGCCGGAATTTTATTACTTATTGCACTTATCGGATCGGTCATGATAGCTAGAAGAGAAAAGGAGTAA
- a CDS encoding NADH-quinone oxidoreductase subunit B produces MGLLDKEFTDSNIVVAKFEDLMNWARLSSLWQLGFGLACCAIEMMATSASHYDFDRFGVIPRPSPRQADIIIISGTVTLKMALRIKRLYEQIPDPKYIISMGSCSNCGGPYWEHGYHVLKGVDRVIPVDVYVPGCPPRPEALLEGLLKLQEKIRNERLVKKTA; encoded by the coding sequence ATGGGTTTACTAGATAAAGAATTTACCGATTCGAATATAGTTGTCGCAAAGTTTGAAGATTTGATGAATTGGGCTCGGCTCTCATCGTTATGGCAATTAGGATTCGGGCTTGCTTGCTGTGCAATTGAAATGATGGCGACTTCTGCATCGCATTATGATTTTGATAGATTCGGAGTTATTCCCCGTCCAAGTCCTCGACAGGCTGATATCATAATTATTTCCGGTACAGTCACACTTAAAATGGCATTGAGAATAAAACGGTTGTATGAACAGATCCCAGATCCGAAATATATCATTTCGATGGGAAGCTGTTCGAATTGCGGAGGTCCTTATTGGGAACATGGTTACCATGTTTTAAAAGGTGTTGATAGAGTAATCCCAGTCGATGTTTACGTGCCAGGCTGCCCGCCAAGGCCAGAAGCATTATTGGAAGGACTATTAAAACTTCAAGAAAAAATTCGCAACGAAAGATTAGTAAAGAAGACTGCTTAA
- the nuoH gene encoding NADH-quinone oxidoreductase subunit NuoH, giving the protein MSEFLRNFLGNDILAFFISAALPLFLFVVPFALFAVLAERKVSAFMQDRIGPNRVGPKGLLQTVADIIKMMQKEDSIPSAADRKLFILAPYLVFIGSFAGFAALPFSSFYIGSSINLGVFYIIAVSSLSVVGILMGGWASNNKYSLYGAMRSVSQIVSYEIPALLSIIAVVMVIGKLNLHEIAEMQTSSFFNWYIFGGPIEGLQKYLLIPFMVVAFIIFFIASLAEVNRTPFDIPEAEAELVAGYYTEYTPMKFAMFFLAEYASMFLVAAISVSLFFGGWQSPFGYLGNSLEIKWLIPIEQLLWFLSKGLFLVFVQMWLRWTLPRLRVDQLMNLCWKYLIPYAFLNLIIIGIITLI; this is encoded by the coding sequence ATGTCTGAGTTTTTAAGAAATTTTTTAGGTAATGATATCCTTGCATTTTTCATTAGTGCTGCATTGCCCTTATTTTTATTTGTCGTCCCATTTGCCCTGTTCGCTGTTCTTGCCGAGAGAAAAGTTTCTGCATTTATGCAGGATAGAATCGGTCCGAACAGAGTTGGTCCAAAGGGATTACTTCAAACCGTTGCTGATATTATTAAGATGATGCAGAAAGAAGATTCAATTCCAAGTGCAGCTGACAGAAAATTATTTATTCTTGCACCTTACTTAGTTTTTATTGGGAGCTTTGCCGGATTTGCTGCGCTTCCCTTTTCGAGTTTTTATATTGGCTCATCAATCAATTTAGGAGTTTTTTATATTATTGCGGTTTCATCCTTGTCGGTAGTAGGAATTTTGATGGGAGGATGGGCATCGAATAATAAATATTCACTCTATGGCGCAATGAGATCTGTTTCACAAATTGTGAGCTACGAAATTCCAGCACTCCTCTCGATCATCGCAGTTGTAATGGTCATCGGCAAGTTGAATTTACATGAAATAGCTGAAATGCAAACTTCCTCATTCTTCAATTGGTACATATTCGGTGGACCGATTGAAGGGCTTCAAAAATATTTGCTCATTCCATTCATGGTTGTAGCTTTCATAATATTTTTCATTGCTTCGCTTGCAGAAGTTAATCGTACTCCCTTCGATATTCCTGAAGCAGAAGCTGAGCTTGTTGCCGGATATTATACAGAATACACACCAATGAAATTCGCGATGTTCTTCTTAGCGGAATATGCAAGTATGTTTTTAGTTGCTGCAATTTCTGTTTCTTTATTTTTTGGCGGTTGGCAGTCTCCATTTGGATATCTCGGGAATTCGCTCGAAATTAAGTGGTTAATTCCGATAGAACAATTATTGTGGTTTCTTAGCAAAGGTTTATTCTTAGTTTTTGTTCAAATGTGGCTCAGGTGGACTCTACCGAGATTAAGAGTCGATCAATTAATGAATTTGTGTTGGAAATATTTAATTCCTTACGCTTTTTTGAATTTAATAATTATAGGAATCATAACTTTAATTTAA
- a CDS encoding NADH-quinone oxidoreductase subunit D has translation MSLRTEIMVLNMGPQHPSTHGVLRLEVKLDGEVVVEVTPHIGYLHRCFEKHCEAMNYQQVLPYTDRMDYLASMYMNFGYVEGVEKFMNIEIPERVKFIRVIMGELQRIASHLVAIGTYGIDIGAWTPFLYCFRDRERILDLFEMTCGARLLYNYMWIGGLSHDLHPTFVLKCKEFLNDFKKTIVELNNLLSTNKIFIERTANVGILPVDTAINFGATGPVLRGSGVNWDLRKNDPYSIYDRFDFEVITGKGEKGTVGDCWDRYMVRVREMEQCIRIIEQALDQLPEGDIASAMPKRIKPPVGEFYFRVESPKGELGYHVISDGSLNPFRVKVRAPSFVHLQLMPIICKGHLVADIIANLGSIDIVLGEIDR, from the coding sequence ATGTCCCTACGAACCGAGATAATGGTATTAAATATGGGTCCTCAACACCCATCAACTCACGGTGTGCTGAGGCTTGAAGTTAAGCTCGATGGTGAAGTCGTTGTAGAAGTAACTCCACACATTGGCTATCTACACAGATGTTTTGAAAAACATTGCGAAGCAATGAATTACCAGCAGGTTCTTCCCTACACTGATAGAATGGATTACCTCGCATCAATGTATATGAATTTCGGATATGTAGAAGGTGTTGAGAAATTCATGAACATTGAAATCCCTGAACGTGTTAAGTTCATCAGAGTGATAATGGGCGAACTTCAGCGAATTGCTTCACATCTTGTAGCTATCGGGACCTATGGAATTGATATCGGTGCATGGACTCCATTCCTTTATTGTTTTAGAGATAGAGAGAGAATACTAGATTTATTTGAAATGACTTGCGGTGCAAGACTTTTGTATAATTACATGTGGATCGGCGGCTTGTCACACGATCTCCATCCGACTTTCGTACTAAAGTGCAAAGAGTTTTTAAATGATTTTAAAAAGACGATTGTAGAATTGAACAATCTTTTAAGTACAAATAAAATTTTCATTGAGAGAACAGCGAATGTTGGAATTTTGCCTGTCGATACAGCAATTAACTTTGGTGCAACTGGTCCAGTTTTACGCGGTTCGGGCGTTAATTGGGATTTAAGAAAAAATGATCCGTATTCTATTTATGACAGATTTGATTTTGAGGTAATAACTGGAAAAGGTGAAAAAGGGACTGTAGGTGATTGCTGGGATCGCTACATGGTAAGAGTTCGTGAAATGGAACAGTGTATCAGAATAATTGAACAAGCTCTCGATCAATTGCCTGAAGGTGATATTGCTTCGGCAATGCCAAAGCGAATTAAACCGCCAGTTGGTGAATTTTATTTTCGTGTTGAGAGTCCGAAGGGAGAATTGGGCTATCATGTAATCAGTGATGGTTCATTGAATCCATTTAGAGTTAAAGTAAGAGCTCCTTCGTTTGTACATTTGCAACTAATGCCCATAATTTGTAAAGGGCATCTCGTCGCAGATATAATAGCAAATCTTGGAAGCATAGATATTGTTTTAGGAGAGATTGATAGATAA